From Elephas maximus indicus isolate mEleMax1 chromosome 25, mEleMax1 primary haplotype, whole genome shotgun sequence, the proteins below share one genomic window:
- the BHLHE23 gene encoding class E basic helix-loop-helix protein 23, with product MSARPSGAPAGPSSAAMAELRSLSEDAYLALSHGYAAAAASLAYGAARGPEAARGYCAPDPGGDLPVAPAPRAPTAAAESSGEQSGDEDDAFEQRRRRRGPGTADGRRRRPREQRSLRLSINARERRRMHDLNDALDGLRAVIPYAHSPSVRKLSKIATLLLAKNYILMQAQALDEMRRLVAYLNQGQGLAAPVAAAPLTPFGQAAVYPFSADAALGPCLDKCAAFSGTPSALCKHCNEKP from the coding sequence ATGAGCGCCCGCCCGTCGGGCGCGCCCGCGGGCCCCAGCAGCGCGGCCATGGCCGAGCTCAGGTCCCTGTCGGAGGACGCGTACCTGGCCCTGAGCCACGGCtacgcggcggcggcggcgagtcTAGCCTACGGGGCGGCTCGGGGGCCTGAGGCGGCCCGCGGCTACTGCGCGCCAGACCCAGGCGGTGACCTCCCTGTGGCGCCCGCGCCCCGCGCCCCAACCGCAGCGGCCGAGAGCAGCGGCGAGCAGAGTGGCGACGAGGACGACGCTTTCGAGCAGCGACGGCGGCGGCGTGGGCCGGGGACTGCGgacgggcggcggcggcggccccgGGAGCAGCGCTCGCTCCGGCTGAGCATTAACGCCCGCGAGCGGCGGCGTATGCACGACCTGAACGATGCGCTGGACGGGCTGCGCGCAGTCATCCCTTACGCGCACAGCCCGTCGGTGCGCAAGCTCTCCAAGATCGCCACGCTGTTGCTGGCCAAGAACTACATCCTAATGCAGGCGCAGGCCCTGGACGAGATGCGGCGCCTCGTGGCCTACCTCAACCAGGGCCAGGGCCTGGCCGCGCCTGTCGCCGCCGCGCCCTTGACGCCCTTCGGCCAGGCCGCTGTGTACCCCTTCTCGGCGGACGCTGCGCTGGGGCCCTGCCTGGACAAGTGCGCCGCCTTCTCCGGGACGCCCTCGGCGCTTTGCAAACACTGTAATGAGAAGCCGTGA